In Xyrauchen texanus isolate HMW12.3.18 chromosome 45, RBS_HiC_50CHRs, whole genome shotgun sequence, a single window of DNA contains:
- the ninj2 gene encoding ninjurin-2 isoform X2, with protein sequence MPATRGHADLQPAEPLNMNHYATKKTVAESMLDVALLMANASQLKAVLEQGPEFKYYLTVIILIAASLFFQVLAGALFVNMARKNLNEVANQRKLDIMNNLATAMVFLTVIINIFITAFGVQKTGLYPKQ encoded by the exons cctgcAGAACCCCTCAACATGAACCACTATGCTACTAAGAAGACTGTAGCAGAGAGTATGCTGGATGTGGCGCTGTTGATGGCAAATGCCTCTCAGCTGAAAGCTGTTCTGGAGCAGGGCCCTGAGTTCAAATACTACCTCACCGTCATCATACTCATCGCTGCCTCACTCTTCTTCCAAGTGCTTGCTGGGGCTCTATTTGTCAACATGG CTCGCAAAAACCTCAATGAAGTGGCCAATCAGAGGAAGCTGGACATAATGAATAATTTGGCCACTGCAATGGTGTTTCTCACTGTCATCATCAACATTTTCATCACCGCGTTTGGTGTGCAGAAGACAGGTCTCTATCCTAAGCAATAA
- the ninj2 gene encoding ninjurin-2 isoform X3, giving the protein MNHYATKKTVAESMLDVALLMANASQLKAVLEQGPEFKYYLTVIILIAASLFFQVLAGALFVNMARKNLNEVANQRKLDIMNNLATAMVFLTVIINIFITAFGVQKTGLYPKQ; this is encoded by the exons ATGAACCACTATGCTACTAAGAAGACTGTAGCAGAGAGTATGCTGGATGTGGCGCTGTTGATGGCAAATGCCTCTCAGCTGAAAGCTGTTCTGGAGCAGGGCCCTGAGTTCAAATACTACCTCACCGTCATCATACTCATCGCTGCCTCACTCTTCTTCCAAGTGCTTGCTGGGGCTCTATTTGTCAACATGG CTCGCAAAAACCTCAATGAAGTGGCCAATCAGAGGAAGCTGGACATAATGAATAATTTGGCCACTGCAATGGTGTTTCTCACTGTCATCATCAACATTTTCATCACCGCGTTTGGTGTGCAGAAGACAGGTCTCTATCCTAAGCAATAA